A stretch of Primulina tabacum isolate GXHZ01 chromosome 13, ASM2559414v2, whole genome shotgun sequence DNA encodes these proteins:
- the LOC142522911 gene encoding riboflavin synthase-like, translating to MMKSGIYAASVVAASATAISTSSCKIHLPRELQRKLSFHSSLRLSPPPLSSIFMKPLKPQQPNFRSNQIQSLFTGIVEEIGKVEQLGFDNNNSFTMKILAKTILEDVHLGDSISVNGTCLTVTEFDTVSSEFSVGLSPETLRKTSLGELESGSLVNLERALSPSSRMGGHFVQGHVDGTGEIVEKVAEGDSLWVKVKVTNELLKYIVPKGFIAVDGTSLTVVDVFDNEGCFNFMLVAYTQQKVVIPLKEVGQKVNLEVDILGKYVERLLSSGFVDSIKSS from the exons ATGATGAAATCAGGCATTTACGCAGCCTCTGTCGTTGCTGCTTCTGCAACCGCCATCTCCACTTCTTCCTGCAAAATTCACCTTCCTCGTGAG CTCCAACGCAAGCTCTCCTTTCATTCTTCTCTGAGGCTTTCCCCTCCCCCACTTTCATCCATATTTATGAAACCCTTAAAACCCCAGCAGCCCAATTTTCGCTCCAACCAGATTCAATCCCTTTTCACAGGAATAGTTGAAGAAATTGGAAAAGTTGAGCAACTGGGTTTTGACAACAACAACAGCTTTACGATGAAGATCCTGGCAAAAACCATTCTTGAGGATGTCCACTTGGGAGACAGCATCTCAGTCAATGGCACTTGCTTGACTGTTACAGAATTCGACACCGTGTCATCTGAATTCTCGGTCGGATTGTCCCCGGAAACGTTAAGAAAGACTTCTTTGGGTGAATTGGAAAGTGGGTCTTTGGTAAATCTTGAGAGGGCTCTGAGTCCTAGTAGCAGAATGGGGGGTCATTTTGTGCAGGGACACGTAGATGGTACCGGGGAAATCGTGGAAAAGGTGGCGGAAGGGGACTCTTTGTGGGTGAAAGTGAAGGTTACAAATGAGTTGTTGAAGTACATTGTGCCTAAGGGATTCATTGCTGTAGATGGGACTAGCTTGACTGTGGTTGATGTGTTCGATAATGAAGGTTGCTTCAATTTCATGCTTGTGGCATACACTCAACAGAAAGTTGTGATCCCTTTGAAGGAAGTTGGTCAGAAGGTGAATTTGGAGGTGGATATATTGGGGAAATATGTTGAGAGGCTACTCAGTAGCGGGTTTGTTGATTCTATTAAATCTTCATAA
- the LOC142523087 gene encoding photosynthetic NDH subunit of lumenal location 4, chloroplastic-like, with protein MAVAASQLTILAPKLRPFRALKPTASASTVTNLKKQVMGFAAGLLAATTPLEADATRIQYFATVSEPSCELNFVRSGLGYCDVAVGSGEEVPFAELINIHYTARFADDIVFDSTYKRGRPLTMRLGMGKVIKGLDQGILGGGGVPPMHVGGKRKLYIPPHLAYGPEPAGCFSGDCNIPGNATLVYNVNFVEIYKGNRK; from the exons ATGGCGGTAGCCGCCTCCCAGTTAACAATCTTGGCTCCAAAACTTCGGCCCTTCCGAGCTTTAAAACCCACCGCTTCAGCCTCTACCGTAACTAACTTGAAGAAGCAAGTAATGGGATTCGCCGCCGGGCTGTTGGCTGCTACCACCCCTTTGGAGGCTGATGCCACCAGGATTCAGTACTTCGCCACTGTTTCTGAGCCTTCTTGTGAGCTCAATTTCGTGCGTTCCGGGCTCGGTTACTGCGATGTGGCTGTTGGGTCCGGAGAGGAGGTTCCTTTTGCGGAGCTTATTAAT ATCCACTACACTGCAagatttgcagatgatatagtATTTGACAGTACTTATAAACGTGGCAGACCCCTTACTATGCGTCTTGGCATGGGCAAG GTCATTAAAGGATTGGATCAGGGCATCTTGGGAGGTGGAGGCGTGCCGCCAATGCATGTTG GTGGAAAACGGAAACTTTACATCCCTCCTCATTTAGCATATGGACCTGAACCAGCGGGCTGCTTTTCAG GGGACTGCAACATACCTGGAAATGCTACACTTGTATACAACGTCAATTTTGTCGAAATTTACAAGGGAAACCGGAAATGA
- the LOC142522017 gene encoding uncharacterized protein LOC142522017, with the protein MSTVPILALLNEKLTGENFLKWKSNINIALVCENLKFVLTDVCPPEPPLNASRSVREIYDRWIAANNKAKGYMLAGKNDVLRLKHEHVENAYEIMDSLQAMFGQQSSQSKHEAIKNAMNAKIKKGQSVGAHVLNMVNYFTEAETHGATIDDGTQVSMILESLPPTFLQFKSNYVMNKLDYNMTQLLNELQIFEAISIGKVQEGEANVVKDKSHSSKASLKRKNKGKG; encoded by the coding sequence ATGTCTACTGTTCCTATTCTTGCTTTACTTAATGAAAAGTTGACTGGAGAAAACTTTTTGAAATGGAAGAGTAACATCAACATTGCCCTCGTATGTGAGAACCTCAAATTTGTCTTGACGGATGTGTGTCCTCCCGAGCCCCCTTTGAATGCTTCTCGTAGTGTACGAGAAATATATGATCGATGGATTGCGGCAAACAATAAAGCCAAGGGCTACATGTTGGCCGGAAAGAACGATGTGCTTAGACTTAAGCACGAGCATGTAGAGAATGCTTATGAGATAATGGATTCTCTGCAAGCTATGTTTGGTCAGCAATCTAGTCAATCTAAGCATGAGGCCATTAAGAATGCCATGAATGCTAAGATAAAGAAAGGCCAATCAGTTGGAGCACATGTTTTGAACATGGTTAACTACTTCACAGAAGCTGAGACTCATGGTGCGACCATAGATGATGGCACACAAGTGAGCATGATTTTGGAATCATTGCCACCGACTTTCCTGCAATTCAAGAGCAACTATGTCATGAACAAGCTTGATTATAACATGACACAATTGCTTAACGAGTTGCAAATCTTTGAGGCCATTTCCATTGGAAAAGTCCAAGAAGGTGAGGCAAATGTTGTCAAGGATAAGTCACATTCCTCCAAAGCTAgtttgaaaaggaaaaataaggGGAAAGGATAG
- the LOC142522016 gene encoding uncharacterized protein LOC142522016 — MNYRWSPQNLELQITKSRLELQISEADLRDYELGSEQEPSLHQLCWSERNLTRSLERVTAWKNALLSCNGSTSYIQPTIQIGQQEEMGSQFGVPYSYNLSENESGSTKENPNSAGQILMHLDPWISPYSARVRESIFKDLLLDQPNPTPNHIFNDQQGSSNNIVSTLPIQDSLSIFESNSGIFSTSFHAPIPSSVIPHQQSLAMDQTLLNFHNQINNVNSDALGNTQQPAPRFTSITTVPPNGSIVETPQILCDGMDQNHDLQYENLKWSELANMQGEDNTSHFSNNNISVSSGGDANYSNSFNFYGCIAKGTDQSMAPFQVHPTEDNLGEGSLRTSKNLKCGQWEWEDFLLDDNINF, encoded by the exons ATGAATTATCGTTGGTCTCCACAGAATCTTGAATTGCAAATTACAAAGAGCCGTCTAGAGTTGCAGATTTCGGAAGCCGATCTTCG GGATTATGAATTGGGTTCAGAACAGGAGCCATCGTTGCATCAATTGTGCTGGTCTGAAAGAAACCTTACCCGATCCTTAGAAAGAGTGACAGCTTGGAAA AATGCATTATTGTCTTGTAATGGATCTACATCTTACATTCAACCCACTATTCAG ATAGGACAACAGGAGGAGATGGGGAGCCAATTTGGAGTCCCGTATTCATATAATTTGAGCGAAAATGAATCGGGTTCAACCAAAGAAAACCCTAATTCTGCCGGACAGATTCTGATGCATCTTGATCCTTGGATAAGTCCGTATAG TGCAAGAGTTCGGGAGAGCATATTTAAAGACCTTTTACTTGATCAACCAAACCCCACACcaaatcatattttcaatgaTCAACAAGGGTCATCGAATAATATTGTATCGACGCTTCCAATCCAGGATTCTCTGTCCATCTTTGAATCCAATTCCGGGATTTTTTCGACCTCCTTCCATGCTCCAATCCCATCATCCGTGATTCCACATCag CAATCACTGGCGATGGATCAAACGCTACTCAACTTTcataatcaaataaacaatgtTAATTCAGATGCACTGGGAAACACACAACAACCAGCTCCAAG ATTTACGTCTATCACAACTGTGCCCCCCAATGGTAGCATTGTGGAAACCCCACAAATTCTATGTGATGGAATGGATCAAAATCATGACCTGCAATATGAAAATCTCAAGTGGAGCGAATTGGCTAACATGCAAGGAGAAGACAACACAAGCCATTTCTCGAACAACAATATCAGTGTGAGTAGTGGCGGTGATGCAAACTACTCCAACAGTTTTAACTTTTATGGCTGCATAGCCAAAGGCACTGATCAATCCATGGCCCCATTCCAAGTTCATCCAACCGAG GATAATTTAGGGGAGGGTTCATTGAGGACATCGAAAAACTTGAAGTGTGGACAATGGGAGTGGGAGGACTTCCTGCTGGACGACAACATTAACTTCTGA
- the LOC142522519 gene encoding bifunctional aspartate aminotransferase and glutamate/aspartate-prephenate aminotransferase codes for MAAVSSYCRQASSTAVFTNRFHLEDSQSSKSLSFSSQFQSLSFKSFRTTEDLRLRKISAVVRTDIDSDTMELDISLSPRVNSVKPSKTVAITDQATALAQAGVPVIRLAAGEPDFDTPAIIAEAGIKAIREGHTRYTPNAGTVELRTAICHKLKEENGISYTPDQILVSNGAKQSILQAVLAVCSPGDEVLVPAPFWVSYPEMARLADATPVILPTSLSSNFLLDPKLLESKLSEKSRLLILCSPSNPTGSVYPRQLLEEIAKIVAKHPRLLVLSDEIYEHIIYAPATHTSFASLPCMWDRTLTVNGFSKAFAMTGWRLGYLAGPKHFVAACGKIQSQSTSGASSISQKAAVAALRMGFAGGEAVATMVKAFRERRDFLVQSFGAMEGVKISEPQGAFYLFLDFSFYYGSTIDNFGTVTGSESLCRYLLDKAQVALVPGDAFGDDSCIRISYAESLTTLQAAVERIRGALISLKPVAVSA; via the exons ATGGCCGCAGTGTCTTCTTACTGCAGGCAGGCTTCTTCAACCGCTGTTTTCACGAATAGATTTCATTTGGAGGATTCTCAGAGCTCCAAATCTCTCTCCTTTTCTTCTCAATTTCAGAGTTTATCTTTCAA ATCATTCCGAACTACAGAAGATTTACGATTGCGTAAGATTAGTGCAGTTGTGAGAACAGATATTGATTCAGACACGATGGAACTTGACATCAGTTTAAGCCCTAGAGTAAATTCTGTAAAGCCTTCTAAGACAGTGGCTATCACAGATCAAGCAACTGCACTCGCACAAGCAGGTGTGCCTGTTATTCGATTAGCAGCAGGTGAACCTGACTTTGATACTCCAGCGATTATAGCTGAG GCTGGAATTAAAGCAATTCGTGAAGGGCACACTAGGTATACCCCCAATGCGGGAACCGTGGAGCTCAGGACAGCCATTTGTCACAAGTTAAAAG AGGAGAATGGGATATCTTACACACCTGATCAGATTTTGGTGAGTAATGGAGCAAAACAGAGCATTCTTCAGGCAGTTCTTGCAGTTTGTTCCCCTGGAGATGAG GTATTGGTTCCAGCTCCATTTTGGGTAAGCTACCCAGAAATGGCAAGGTTGGCTGACGCGACCCCTGTGATTCTTCCTACATCCTTATCCTCCAATTTTCTTTTAGATCCAAAACTTCTCGAATCTAAACTAAGTGAGAAGTCAAGGTTGTTGATTCTTTGCTCTCCTTCGAATCCAACGGGCTCTGTTTACCCCCGTCAATTACTTGAAGAGATTGCAAAGATTGTAGCCAAGCACCCAAGACTACTG GTGCTGTCTGATGAAATTTACGAACATATTATCTATGCCCCAGCAACTCACACGAGCTTTGCATCTTTGCCATGCATGTGGGACAGAACTTTGACTGTAAATGGTTTTTCAAAG GCTTTTGCCATGACTGGTTGGAGACTCGGGTATCTTGCTGGTCCCAAACACTTTGTTGCTGCATGTGGCAAGATTCAAAGCCAG TCAACTTCAGGTGCCAGCAGTATATCTCAAAAAGCAGCGGTTGCTGCCTTAAGAATGGGCTTTGCAGGTGGAGAAGCAGTCGCAACTATGGTTAAAGCATTCCGAGAGAGGAGAGATTTTCTAGTCCAGAGTTTTGGAGCAATGGAGGGTGTGAAAATTTCGGAACCTCAG GGTGCGTTCTATCTTTTCCTTGATTTCAGTTTTTACTATGGCTCGACGATTGATAACTTTGGCACAGTCACTGGTTCGGAGTCCCTATGTCGATACTTGCTTGACAAGGCTCAA GTCGCTCTTGTGCCAGGTGATGCTTTTGGAGATGACAGCTGCATACGCATCTCATATGCAGAATCCCTTACGACTTTACAGGCGGCCGTGGAGAGAATCAGGGGCGCTCTCATCTCCCTTAAGCCTGTTGCTGTCTCTGCTTAA